From a region of the Primulina eburnea isolate SZY01 chromosome 7, ASM2296580v1, whole genome shotgun sequence genome:
- the LOC140835664 gene encoding glucan endo-1,3-beta-glucosidase-like, with amino-acid sequence MATMDQILLLYILLSLHFLANAAPVGVCYGRVANNLPPPSEVVSLLKSNGISRIRLFNPEPEALAPFSGSRIELMIGVPNEILPTLANGTMLTALQWVQSSIFAHVAPSQVRYLAVGNEVYLKDPFYTPYVVPAILNLYQALQTLGFGDTIKISSSLASTILSNSYPPSSGSFDPNLRQVLTPLLRFLRDTGSPLMVNVYPFFSYINSEQYVSLDYALFKSSSTVEIDQNLGYTNMFDATVDAFVYAMEREGFMGILVVVTETGWPTGGGEAASAENARAYGENVVSRALNNVGTPKRPGVGVEVFLFDLFDENGKSGEEYERHFGIFGVNGIKAYDISFN; translated from the coding sequence ATGGcaactatggatcaaatcctaCTCCTTTACATCTTATTATCCCTACATTTCCTAGCAAATGCTGCACCTGTAGGAGTCTGTTACGGCCGAGTGGCGAACAACCTACCACCACCTTCCGAGGTGGTCAGCCTCCTCAAATCCAACGGAATTTCGAGAATACGGCTCTTCAACCCTGAGCCCGAAGCCTTGGCACCGTTCTCGGGGAGCAGAATCGAGCTCATGATAGGCGTCCCTAATGAAATCCTCCCCACACTAGCCAATGGCACAATGTTGACTGCACTCCAATGGGTCCAATCCAGTATTTTCGCCCACGTCGCGCCTAGTCAAGTTCGATACTTAGCCGTAGGGAACGAGGTTTACCTAAAGGACCCGTTCTACACTCCATATGTAGTACCCGCTATCCTCAACTTATACCAAGCGCTACAAACACTAGGCTTTGGTGACACGATCAAGATTTCGTCGTCTCTTGCCTCGACGATATTGTCGAACTCATACCCTCCTTCATCCGGTTCATTCGATCCTAACCTTAGACAAGTCTTAACCCCACTCTTACGATTCTTGCGGGACACCGGATCCCCGTTAATGGTCAACGTGTACCCGTTTTTTAGCTACATAAACAGTGAACAATATGTATCACTAGACTATGCTTTGTTTAAGTCGTCATCCACGGTTGAGATAGACCAAAACCTTGGTTACACAAACATGTTTGATGCAACAGTTGACGCATTCGTATACGCTATGGAGAGGGAAGGGTTCATGGGGATCCTCGTGGTGGTGACGGAAACAGGGTGGCCGACCGGGGGTGGTGAGGCCGCGAGTGCCGAAAACGCAAGGGCTTATGGTGAAAATGTTGTGAGTAGGGCGTTGAACAATGTGGGAACACCTAAAAGGCCTGGTGTTGGGGTAGAGGTTTTCTTGTTTGATCTATTTGATGAGAATGGGAAGAGTGGGGAAGAGTACGAGAGGCATTTTGGCATTTTTGGGGTCAATGGAATTAAAGCTTATGATATTAGTTTCAATTAA
- the LOC140837135 gene encoding probable nucleoredoxin 1, with protein sequence MEGQQKGSLDVDIGDAKHDLKAILCSENRDFLVRNNGDQVTVDSLKGKVVGLYFSASWCGPCQRFTPKLVEVYNQLLPDGKFEIVFVSGDEDNESFSSYFSKMPWLAVPFSESETREKLDDLFSVRGIPHLAILNEKGEVLTTEGVAIVQEYGAEGYPFDPETIGRLKEQEEEAKRNQSLQSLLVSRSRDYLITADGKRVRVAELEGKTVGLYFSLATFKDCLAFTSKLIEVYGSLKEEKNDFEIVLIPLDDDEPSFKEEFGRMPWLSLPVQDQLCEKLVRYFELNTLPTVVVIGPDGKTLHSNVTEAIEEHGTKAYPFTPQKFIELQEIEKAKLEAQTLESILVSKDCDFVIGKDGVKHPVHDLVGKTVLIYFSAHWCPPCRAFLPKLVESYQKMKEQGNALEVVFISSDRDQTAFDEFFSSMPWLAIPFDDKRKESLNRSFKVRGIPMLVAIGPTGKTITTNARELIMCHGAEAYPFTDERIKEIEEGYEKMAEGWPKKLKSVLHEDELDLTKRQFFNCDGCGEEGQIWSYYCEDCDFDLHPRCGFDTDEKGKIVEVEGENPEVEEKKGGEGWICDGGQCYKK encoded by the exons ATGGAGGGCCAACAAAAGGGTTCCTTGGATGTTGATATTGGGGATGCTAAACATGATCTCAAAGCTATTTTATGCTCTGAAAACAGGGATTTCCTTGTTCGGAACAATGGTGATCAG GTTACAGTGGATAGTCTGAAAGGAAAGGTGGTTGGATTATATTTTTCTGCATCATGGTGTGGTCCGTGTCAACGATTCACTCCAAAGCTGGTCGAGGTGTATAATCAACTCCTTCCAGATGGCAAATTCGAGATTGTGTTCGTGTCTGGTGATGAAGATAACGAGTCATTTAGTTCATATTTCTCGAAAATGCCCTGGCTTGCTGTTCCATTTTCTGAATCCGAGACTCGTGAGAAGTTGGATGATTTGTTCTCTGTCAGAGGAATACCTCATTTGGCAATTTTGAACGAAAAAGGAGAAGTATTGACTACTGAAGGAGTGGCAATCGTGCAAGAATATGGAGCAGAAGGTTACCCTTTTGACCCTGAAACAATTGGAAGACTCAAGGAACAAGAAGAAGAAGCTAAGAGGAATCAGTCACTGCAATCTTTGCTTGTCTCCCGGTCTCGGGATTATTTGATAACTGCTGATGGGAAAAGG GTGCGTGTTGCTGAGCTCGAGGGTAAAACTGTTGGCTTATATTTCTCTTTGGCCACTTTCAAAGATTGCCTTGCTTTCACTTCGAAGCTCATTGAAGTATATGGGAGTttgaaagaagagaaaaatgacTTTGAGATTGTTTTGATACCCCTTGACGATGATGAACCATCTTTTAAAGAAGAGTTTGGACGAATGCCGTGGCTTTCACTCCCTGTACAGGACCAACTTTGTGAGAAGCTAGTCCGTTATTTTGAGCTCAATACCCTCCCCACTGTAGTTGTAATTGGGCCAGACGGGAAAACTCTGCATTCCAATGTCACTGAAGCCATTGAGGAGCACGGCACGAAGGCATATCCTTTCACACCCCAGAAATTCATCGAACTTCAAGAGATAGAGAAGGCGAAATTGGAAGCCCAGACTCTTGAATCAATTTTGGTGTCAAAAGATTGTGAttttgtgatcggaaaagacgGTGTCAAG CATCCGGTGCATGATCTTGTTGGAAAAACAGTACTTATTTACTTCTCGGCTCATTGGTGTCCCCCATGCCGCGCCTTCCTACCCAAGCTCGTAGAATCTTATCAAAAGATGAAAGAACAAGGCAATGCACTTGAAGTGGTCTTCATCTCGAGTGACAGAGACCAGACTGCCTTCGACGAATTCTTCTCATCGATGCCATGGCTCGCTATCCCATTTGATGATAAAAGGAAGGAGTCATTGAACCGCTCATTTAAGGTTCGTGGCATCCCCATGCTCGTGGCAATCGGGCCAACAGGCAAGACTATCACAACCAATGCCAGAGAACTTATCATGTGTCACGGCGCAGAAGCGTATCCCTTCACCGACGAACGCATCAAAGAGATTGAAGAAGGGTATGAGAAAATGGCCGAGGGATGGCCGAAAAAGTTGAAATCTGTGCTACACGAGGACGAGCTCGATCTCACGAAACGTCAGTTCTTTAATTGCGACGGCTGCGGTGAAGAGGGACAAATATGGTCATATTACTGTGAAGATTGTGACTTTGATTTGCATCCAAGATGTGGTTTTGATACTGATGAGAAGGGGAAAATAGTTGAAGTTGAGGGAGAAAATCCAGAAGTCGAAGAAAAGAAGGGTGGAGAGGGTTGGATTTGTGACGGAGGCCAATGTTACAAGAAATAA